The Vibrio echinoideorum genome includes a region encoding these proteins:
- a CDS encoding TDT family transporter, giving the protein MIQRIKYRLTGAPTPMAGLALAIASLGWCWDGVLVAQGTLHTPGLVQWISAGIAAVLLLVLAVKFLIHGHLLREDLAHPVVGSVVPTFAMGCMVVSASLAPISPFLQEAMWLASVALHVVFLVSFLYHRAKNFEIHHMVPSWFVPPIGIIVADVSFSGNPILEPVAHATLVFGLLVYAVMLPLMIYRLIFSHEVPDAAKPTIAIMAAPASLSLAGYLTVTANPSPVIIGLLFGIAVLMTFIIYIAFFKLLRLPFSPGYAAFTFPIVIGATALFKLAAWMQTVGVETHYVDQVFNLAYLELIVATFVVGYVAVRYYMNYKPHRVLSAVGSRL; this is encoded by the coding sequence ATGATTCAACGTATTAAATATAGATTAACAGGAGCTCCAACACCCATGGCAGGGTTAGCACTCGCAATTGCAAGCTTAGGCTGGTGTTGGGATGGTGTTTTAGTCGCACAAGGTACTTTACACACTCCGGGTTTGGTGCAGTGGATCAGTGCGGGTATTGCGGCGGTATTACTTCTTGTTTTAGCTGTGAAATTTTTGATTCACGGTCACTTATTACGTGAAGACCTTGCTCACCCTGTTGTCGGCAGTGTTGTACCCACATTCGCGATGGGTTGTATGGTGGTGTCTGCTTCGTTGGCGCCAATCTCTCCGTTTCTTCAAGAAGCAATGTGGTTGGCTTCGGTAGCGTTACATGTCGTGTTCTTGGTGAGCTTCTTATACCACAGAGCTAAAAACTTTGAGATTCACCACATGGTGCCAAGTTGGTTTGTACCACCAATCGGTATTATCGTGGCAGACGTTTCTTTTTCAGGTAATCCGATCTTAGAACCCGTTGCTCATGCGACTTTAGTCTTTGGCTTATTGGTTTATGCCGTAATGCTACCTCTCATGATCTACCGTTTGATCTTCTCTCATGAAGTACCTGACGCAGCAAAACCAACGATTGCGATTATGGCGGCACCAGCCAGTTTATCTTTAGCAGGCTACCTAACGGTGACGGCAAATCCTTCGCCAGTGATCATTGGGTTACTCTTTGGCATTGCAGTGTTAATGACGTTTATTATCTACATTGCGTTTTTCAAACTACTTCGTCTGCCATTTAGCCCAGGTTATGCGGCGTTTACCTTCCCAATCGTGATTGGTGCAACGGCGTTATTCAAATTGGCGGCTTGGATGCAAACTGTTGGTGTGGAAACTCACTATGTGGATCAAGTCTTCAACCTAGCGTATCTAGAATTGATTGTGGCAACGTTTGTAGTGGGTTATGTTGCGGTTCGTTATTACATGAATTACAAACCTCATCGTGTACTAAGCGCGGTAGGCAGTAGATTGTAA
- a CDS encoding LysR family transcriptional regulator, which translates to MANISIKQLKVFVTITQHSTLTAASEALFLSKAAVSMALGEMEKQLGHSLFDRVNNRLILNQEGQKLLPLADEILHRAAGIDVLFRDDQPLSGNLKVGASDTIGNQVAPFILSGFRERTQHQDQSLFISNSALICQKLVDYELDIALIEGKTLHPELISSQFSSDEMCIIVSNQHPLVAKDKVNLRDLEGSHWILRESGSGTREFFLRAVAPRIEHWYESFELNTTEAIINSVSANLGFACLSRLAAQRAIDSGRVKALDVPLDMKRRFWMLVHKDKYQSPLLKSFMSYCEDWATHQD; encoded by the coding sequence ATGGCTAATATTTCAATTAAACAACTCAAAGTGTTTGTCACCATTACCCAACATTCGACACTTACCGCCGCATCGGAAGCTCTGTTTTTATCAAAGGCAGCCGTCAGTATGGCACTGGGTGAAATGGAGAAACAGTTGGGTCACTCTCTATTTGACCGGGTCAACAACCGATTAATTCTCAATCAAGAAGGACAAAAGCTTCTTCCCTTAGCCGACGAGATTCTTCATCGGGCTGCTGGTATAGATGTTCTATTCCGCGATGACCAACCATTAAGTGGTAATTTAAAGGTCGGCGCGAGTGACACGATTGGTAATCAGGTGGCACCTTTTATTTTGTCAGGCTTTAGAGAGCGTACTCAGCATCAAGATCAGAGCTTGTTTATTTCAAACAGTGCGCTGATCTGCCAAAAGTTGGTGGATTATGAACTGGATATCGCGTTAATTGAAGGAAAAACACTCCATCCGGAGTTGATCTCTAGCCAGTTCAGTAGCGATGAAATGTGTATTATCGTTAGCAATCAACACCCTTTAGTGGCAAAAGACAAAGTAAATTTAAGAGATCTAGAAGGCAGCCATTGGATACTGAGAGAATCAGGTTCAGGCACTCGCGAGTTCTTCCTGCGTGCCGTCGCTCCTCGTATCGAACACTGGTATGAGTCATTTGAGCTCAATACCACCGAGGCGATCATCAATTCGGTTTCCGCCAATCTTGGTTTCGCGTGTTTATCCCGATTAGCAGCACAACGCGCGATTGATTCAGGCCGAGTGAAAGCACTCGATGTACCGCTCGACATGAAACGACGATTCTGGATGTTGGTGCACAAAGACAAATATCAAAGCCCGCTGTTAAAATCTTTCATGAGTTATTGTGAAGACTGGGCTACACATCAAGATTGA
- a CDS encoding YebG family protein encodes MAVIVKYVVERNGEEKMTFTSKAEADAYDKMLDMADELFELLSKSDLVEDEGKQEELAMYLAKNKEEVLYALGAKRKPAPKKEKKLEAVENTEEDAA; translated from the coding sequence ATGGCTGTTATCGTCAAGTACGTGGTGGAACGCAACGGAGAAGAGAAAATGACTTTTACCTCTAAAGCCGAAGCTGACGCATACGACAAAATGCTGGATATGGCTGATGAGCTTTTTGAACTGTTAAGCAAAAGCGATTTAGTTGAAGATGAAGGCAAGCAAGAAGAACTTGCAATGTACCTAGCGAAGAATAAAGAAGAAGTTCTTTACGCATTAGGCGCTAAGCGTAAACCAGCTCCGAAAAAAGAAAAGAAACTTGAAGCTGTTGAAAACACAGAAGAAGATGCAGCGTAA
- a CDS encoding iron-sulfur cluster assembly scaffold protein encodes MHYSSEIQSMCPIQRGDLHTSAPIPVEGAMVSPKDVIAISGLSHGVGTCAPQQGAAKLTLNVKNGIIEEALIETIGCSGMTQSAAMAAEILTGRTILEALNTDLVCDAINVAMREIFLQFVYGRTQSAFSEGGLEIGAALEDLGQTQRSQVGTSYSTSAKGVRYLELAEGYVTKLALDDNREVIGYEYLNLGKMMTAINQGVTANEAADLAMGTYGRFDEAVTTINPRQQ; translated from the coding sequence ATGCACTACTCTTCAGAAATTCAATCAATGTGCCCTATTCAAAGGGGTGATCTTCACACTTCAGCGCCAATTCCCGTTGAAGGCGCAATGGTTAGCCCAAAAGATGTCATCGCTATTTCTGGCTTAAGCCATGGCGTAGGCACTTGTGCACCACAACAAGGTGCAGCAAAATTAACGCTTAACGTAAAAAACGGCATCATCGAAGAAGCGCTAATCGAAACGATTGGCTGTTCAGGCATGACTCAATCAGCCGCGATGGCAGCCGAAATCCTCACCGGAAGAACCATTCTTGAAGCCCTGAATACTGACTTAGTATGTGACGCGATTAACGTAGCGATGCGCGAAATCTTTCTGCAGTTTGTTTACGGCCGTACTCAATCAGCTTTCTCTGAAGGTGGCCTAGAAATCGGCGCGGCATTAGAAGACCTCGGTCAAACACAACGCAGCCAAGTGGGTACTAGCTACTCAACCTCAGCGAAAGGCGTTCGTTACCTAGAGCTTGCTGAAGGCTACGTGACCAAACTTGCTCTTGATGATAACCGTGAGGTTATTGGCTACGAGTACCTCAACCTCGGCAAAATGATGACAGCGATTAATCAAGGTGTCACTGCCAATGAAGCAGCCGATCTTGCTATGGGTACCTATGGTCGCTTCGACGAAGCCGTTACCACTATTAACCCACGCCAACAGTAA
- a CDS encoding GGGtGRT protein: MMNTQFNESVSRVLAEMNFDSLEQANQYCLSHNVDPKALVMDTQPIAFESAADAYTLGAALALFRKASNAEQAANIIGEGLQAFTKPGSVAEQRKVGIGHGALAARLLNEGSHCFAFLAGHESFAAAEGAIKIALNVNKSRQTPLKVILNGLGKDAAYLISRINGFTYVRTQYDYQTGELVETERRRFSQGPRGEILCYGADDVREGVAIMHREEVDVSITGNSTNPTRFQHPVAGIYKAERTRQSLPYFSVASGGGTGRTLHPDNVAAGPASYGMTDTMGRMHADAQFAGSSSVPAHVAMMGFIGMGNNPMVGATVALAVAVSESQNA; this comes from the coding sequence ATGATGAACACTCAATTTAATGAATCTGTAAGTCGCGTATTGGCAGAAATGAACTTCGACTCTTTAGAGCAAGCGAACCAATACTGTCTATCACACAATGTAGACCCGAAAGCGTTAGTAATGGATACCCAGCCTATCGCGTTTGAAAGCGCTGCTGATGCGTACACCCTTGGTGCTGCACTAGCTCTGTTTCGTAAAGCGAGCAACGCTGAACAAGCCGCGAATATCATTGGCGAAGGCCTTCAAGCATTCACCAAACCCGGCAGTGTTGCCGAACAACGTAAAGTGGGCATTGGCCATGGCGCGCTCGCAGCTCGCCTTCTAAATGAAGGGAGCCACTGCTTTGCTTTTCTTGCTGGTCATGAATCTTTCGCCGCTGCAGAAGGTGCGATTAAAATTGCACTTAACGTCAACAAATCGCGTCAAACACCACTGAAAGTAATCTTAAATGGCTTGGGTAAAGATGCGGCTTACTTAATCTCTCGTATCAATGGTTTTACCTATGTACGCACTCAATACGATTACCAAACGGGTGAGCTTGTTGAAACAGAACGTCGCCGCTTCTCACAAGGCCCTCGCGGAGAGATCTTATGCTACGGTGCTGACGACGTACGCGAAGGCGTAGCCATCATGCACAGAGAAGAAGTAGACGTAAGTATTACAGGTAACTCGACTAACCCTACTCGTTTTCAGCACCCAGTTGCGGGTATCTACAAAGCGGAACGTACTCGTCAAAGTCTACCTTACTTCTCAGTGGCTTCAGGCGGCGGTACTGGCCGAACATTGCATCCAGATAACGTGGCAGCAGGCCCTGCGTCTTACGGCATGACTGATACCATGGGCAGAATGCACGCTGACGCTCAGTTCGCAGGTAGCTCTTCCGTTCCAGCACACGTCGCAATGATGGGCTTTATAGGTATGGGTAACAACCCAATGGTCGGTGCGACTGTGGCACTAGCGGTTGCCGTTAGCGAATCTCAAAACGCCTAA
- a CDS encoding MarC family protein, whose product MKELIIHTITVFMGFFAIMNPIANTPIFLGLTADSNREMVKSIAFRSVLIAFIIVSTFAISGKLIFDLFGITLYALRITGGILVFLIGFHMLQGDSTHAKAKEKVNSDAQQDAALSIAVSPLAMPILAGPGTIATAMNFASTEGIYETIITIVAFGLLCTLTYILFVFGERFVKAVGPSALNVITRMMGLILAVIGMQMLIEGIEQAYKALFI is encoded by the coding sequence ATGAAAGAGTTGATCATTCATACCATCACCGTGTTCATGGGCTTTTTTGCCATAATGAATCCCATCGCCAATACGCCGATCTTTTTAGGTTTAACGGCTGATAGCAATAGAGAGATGGTGAAGTCGATCGCTTTTCGCTCAGTGCTCATCGCCTTTATCATCGTGAGTACCTTTGCTATTTCCGGCAAGCTCATCTTTGATCTGTTTGGCATCACACTTTACGCACTGCGCATAACCGGCGGTATTCTTGTATTTCTTATTGGTTTTCACATGCTGCAAGGTGACTCGACACACGCCAAAGCAAAAGAGAAGGTCAATTCAGACGCGCAGCAAGATGCAGCATTGAGTATCGCGGTATCACCTTTAGCCATGCCTATACTGGCGGGCCCCGGCACCATTGCAACTGCGATGAACTTTGCCAGCACAGAGGGAATCTACGAGACCATTATTACCATTGTGGCATTTGGCCTCCTCTGCACCCTAACCTACATACTGTTTGTATTCGGTGAACGCTTCGTTAAAGCTGTCGGACCAAGTGCATTGAACGTGATAACCCGAATGATGGGTTTGATACTCGCAGTGATCGGTATGCAGATGTTGATTGAAGGGATTGAACAGGCTTATAAGGCGCTGTTTATCTAG
- the ushA gene encoding bifunctional UDP-sugar hydrolase/5'-nucleotidase UshA has translation MNFTKSLLVLSIGVAMVGCGSDNDDITVTCDTADSCTKFTVLHTNDNHGRFWENSKGEYGMAARKTLIDSIRAEVTQNGGETILLSGGDINTGVPESDMQDAVPDFVGMNLLGYDAMALGNHEFDNSLDVLDMQAELADFPMLAANIYIKDGDTVTDERLFSPYKVFTINGLKVAVIGLTTKDTAKLVNPDNVATIHFADPQVEIKKAIKEIEANETVDLIFATTHMGHYADGQHGSEAPGDVLLARSLEEGQLDAIIGGHSQNPVCMEGNEYADFNPGDDCKPDQQNGTYIMQAHEWGKYVGRADFEFYDGKLHLAKYDLIPVNLKEKDENGDYQFIQSEIEPNSTVIATLSAYQQQGQELLDVIISKTDAKLEGDRNVVRSEQTNLGHLLGEAYRTYKLVNADFGVMNSGGVRDSIAAGDIAYRDVLTVQPFGNFVTKATMTGAEVKAYLDVVATMTAGSGAYAQLDNISLTVDCDLSDVTIRDINGKGFDLADTYTFSVISFSAAGGDDYPVIDVESTQLTDAAVLREFFVNNPDVTAAQYAPADGDLIYMSNGLEVKGCPAN, from the coding sequence ATGAATTTTACTAAGTCTTTACTGGTGCTCTCTATCGGTGTAGCAATGGTTGGCTGTGGTTCGGACAATGACGACATCACGGTGACGTGTGACACCGCGGACTCTTGTACCAAATTTACTGTTTTGCATACTAACGATAACCATGGCCGCTTCTGGGAGAACAGTAAGGGTGAGTATGGGATGGCGGCTCGTAAGACGCTGATTGATAGTATTCGTGCAGAAGTGACTCAAAATGGTGGTGAGACGATACTACTGTCCGGTGGCGACATTAATACTGGTGTGCCAGAGTCTGATATGCAGGACGCGGTACCAGATTTTGTAGGTATGAATCTTCTTGGTTACGACGCGATGGCATTAGGTAATCACGAGTTCGACAATAGCTTGGATGTGTTAGATATGCAGGCGGAATTGGCCGACTTCCCGATGCTAGCGGCTAATATTTATATCAAAGATGGAGACACAGTTACTGATGAACGCCTTTTCTCTCCATATAAAGTATTCACCATCAATGGCTTAAAGGTTGCGGTTATTGGCCTGACAACTAAAGATACGGCGAAATTAGTTAACCCTGACAACGTCGCGACGATTCACTTTGCCGACCCGCAAGTCGAAATCAAAAAAGCCATAAAAGAAATTGAGGCCAATGAAACGGTTGATTTGATTTTTGCTACGACTCATATGGGGCACTACGCAGATGGTCAGCATGGTAGTGAAGCGCCTGGCGATGTGTTGCTTGCTCGCTCTCTAGAAGAAGGTCAGTTAGATGCCATTATTGGCGGGCACTCTCAAAATCCTGTTTGTATGGAAGGCAATGAATATGCTGATTTCAATCCGGGAGATGACTGCAAGCCGGATCAGCAAAATGGTACCTACATCATGCAAGCTCACGAATGGGGTAAATATGTAGGTAGAGCTGATTTTGAGTTTTACGATGGAAAGCTGCATTTAGCGAAGTACGACCTGATACCTGTGAACTTAAAAGAGAAGGATGAAAATGGTGATTACCAATTTATCCAATCTGAAATTGAACCTAATTCAACAGTAATTGCTACTCTTTCCGCGTATCAGCAGCAGGGACAAGAGTTGTTAGATGTCATTATCTCTAAAACCGATGCGAAGCTTGAAGGTGACCGTAATGTGGTTCGATCTGAGCAAACTAACCTTGGTCATTTGTTAGGGGAAGCTTATCGCACTTATAAATTAGTTAATGCTGATTTTGGTGTGATGAACTCTGGTGGTGTTCGTGACTCAATTGCGGCGGGTGATATCGCTTATCGTGATGTACTTACAGTTCAACCTTTCGGAAACTTCGTGACTAAAGCAACGATGACAGGGGCTGAGGTTAAAGCATATTTAGACGTTGTTGCGACGATGACTGCAGGATCTGGCGCTTATGCCCAACTCGACAATATTAGCTTAACCGTCGACTGTGATTTGAGTGATGTGACCATTAGAGATATCAATGGCAAAGGCTTTGACTTAGCGGACACTTACACGTTCTCCGTGATCAGCTTTAGTGCCGCTGGCGGTGATGACTACCCAGTAATTGATGTTGAGTCGACGCAGTTGACGGATGCCGCTGTGCTGCGCGAGTTCTTTGTTAATAACCCTGATGTCACTGCCGCGCAGTACGCACCAGCAGATGGTGATCTAATCTATATGAGTAATGGTTTAGAAGTGAAAGGCTGCCCAGCGAACTAA
- the dapD gene encoding 2,3,4,5-tetrahydropyridine-2,6-dicarboxylate N-succinyltransferase: MAYFSLAFGTATKNRDNKIIEAFFPNPRLNPSDALVAAVAKVSGYSEGNQAIEISAAQSAELAKAFAANDDAANASFAEKAAASEQPLVLVVLATDEKPASVAEGFLKLQLISNRLVQPHGTVLDGIFGLLHNIAWTNEGPIDLPELAERQIEARLAGRALSVDCVDKFPKMVDYVVPTGIRIADTSRVRLGAHVGEGTTVMHEGFINFNAGTTGVSMVEGRISAGVVVGNGSDIGGGASIMGTLSGGGTMVISIGENCLLGANAGLGFPMGDRCTVESGLYVTAGTKVRMLDKEGNEVEIIKARDLAGVSDLLFRRNSITGQIECLANKSAVELNSELHSNN, translated from the coding sequence ATGGCTTACTTTTCACTAGCCTTCGGTACGGCAACCAAAAACCGCGACAATAAAATCATTGAAGCGTTCTTCCCTAACCCACGTCTAAACCCAAGCGACGCTCTTGTAGCGGCTGTGGCTAAAGTGTCAGGTTACTCTGAAGGCAACCAAGCTATCGAAATCTCTGCTGCACAAAGCGCAGAACTAGCGAAAGCATTCGCAGCAAACGATGATGCAGCAAACGCATCTTTCGCAGAAAAAGCAGCAGCGTCTGAACAGCCACTTGTTCTTGTTGTTCTTGCTACTGACGAGAAGCCAGCATCTGTTGCTGAAGGCTTCCTAAAGTTACAACTTATCTCTAACCGCCTAGTACAACCACACGGTACAGTACTAGACGGTATCTTCGGTCTGCTGCACAACATCGCATGGACAAACGAAGGTCCTATCGACCTTCCTGAACTAGCTGAGCGTCAAATCGAAGCTCGCCTTGCGGGTCGCGCTCTGTCTGTAGATTGCGTAGACAAATTCCCTAAAATGGTAGATTACGTGGTACCAACAGGTATTCGTATTGCTGATACTTCTCGTGTTCGTCTTGGCGCACACGTAGGTGAAGGCACAACAGTAATGCACGAAGGTTTCATCAACTTCAATGCAGGTACTACTGGCGTAAGCATGGTTGAAGGTCGAATCTCTGCGGGTGTTGTTGTGGGTAACGGTTCTGATATCGGCGGCGGCGCTTCTATCATGGGCACTCTGTCTGGTGGCGGTACTATGGTTATCTCTATCGGCGAAAACTGCCTACTAGGCGCAAACGCGGGTCTTGGCTTCCCAATGGGCGACCGTTGCACGGTTGAGTCTGGTCTTTACGTGACTGCGGGTACTAAAGTTCGCATGCTAGATAAAGAAGGCAACGAAGTAGAAATCATTAAAGCCCGTGACCTTGCTGGCGTTTCTGACCTTCTATTCCGTCGTAACTCGATTACTGGCCAAATTGAATGTCTTGCGAACAAGTCTGCTGTTGAACTGAACAGTGAGCTACACAGCAACAACTAA
- a CDS encoding DUF3332 domain-containing protein → MKTTITKAVAVAAIVMSLAGCVGSNAVTGKLMKFNVEVVDNRYARAGVNFLLAPVYALTFAADYIVFNSIEFWAGKNPLTGAPHIFDSKVDTMIDVNDSLDDSLKDAPLGFNNRHIEWGEMQQIDENTIQMDITYNDGEKAVLTGVRDGDKVSYYMDGTLVSETSIQALEQLAAEKA, encoded by the coding sequence ATGAAAACAACAATTACAAAAGCAGTTGCAGTGGCAGCGATTGTCATGTCGTTAGCTGGGTGTGTCGGTAGTAACGCCGTTACTGGGAAATTAATGAAGTTCAACGTCGAGGTTGTAGATAACCGTTACGCTCGTGCAGGGGTCAACTTCTTGCTTGCTCCAGTTTACGCTTTAACATTCGCAGCCGATTACATCGTATTTAACTCGATCGAATTCTGGGCAGGGAAAAACCCACTGACTGGCGCGCCTCATATCTTCGATAGTAAAGTCGATACTATGATTGATGTGAACGATAGCCTTGACGATTCACTGAAAGATGCACCACTTGGGTTCAATAATCGCCATATTGAATGGGGTGAGATGCAACAGATCGATGAGAACACCATTCAAATGGACATCACCTATAACGATGGCGAGAAGGCTGTTCTGACGGGGGTTCGTGATGGTGACAAGGTCAGTTACTACATGGATGGAACATTGGTTTCAGAGACTTCGATTCAAGCTCTTGAGCAGTTAGCAGCCGAGAAAGCGTAA